The Desulfonatronovibrio magnus genome window below encodes:
- a CDS encoding type II toxin-antitoxin system PemK/MazF family toxin: MTESIIMRGDVWWVSLDPTQGSEIKKTRPCVVLSHNTINKLRRTVVVVPLSTAAKSHP; this comes from the coding sequence ATGACCGAATCCATTATCATGCGGGGTGACGTTTGGTGGGTGAGTTTGGACCCGACGCAAGGTTCCGAGATAAAAAAAACTCGTCCCTGTGTTGTCCTTTCACACAATACCATAAACAAGCTTCGTCGGACTGTTGTTGTGGTTCCTCTCTCCACCGCTGCGAAATCACACCC
- a CDS encoding DUF6544 family protein, whose translation MTPMTTQMPVARMGGDTNHARAVYGRYVAEAVFWTPAALLPRSGVVWEALDQDTARVTISHKGLSQAIDLKMDAEGRPVVVQFMRWSDANPEKKHKLQPFGGSLSDFREVQGFRVPFNVEAANMFGTDQHFVFFKANVTAVRFLKAGS comes from the coding sequence ATGACACCAATGACAACCCAGATGCCAGTTGCCCGCATGGGTGGCGATACGAACCATGCACGGGCTGTATATGGCCGATATGTTGCCGAGGCTGTGTTCTGGACTCCAGCCGCCTTGCTCCCAAGATCAGGTGTTGTTTGGGAAGCTCTGGACCAGGACACTGCCCGGGTGACAATAAGTCACAAAGGGCTATCGCAGGCGATAGATCTAAAGATGGATGCCGAAGGTCGTCCCGTGGTGGTTCAATTCATGCGGTGGAGCGATGCGAACCCTGAAAAGAAGCATAAGCTCCAGCCTTTTGGTGGGAGTCTGTCAGATTTTCGTGAAGTCCAGGGTTTTCGCGTCCCCTTCAATGTTGAAGCCGCCAACATGTTTGGCACAGACCAGCACTTTGTGTTTTTCAAGGCAAATGTCACCGCCGTCCGATTCTTGAAGGCAGGATCATGA